From the Cryptomeria japonica chromosome 2, Sugi_1.0, whole genome shotgun sequence genome, one window contains:
- the LOC131034006 gene encoding synaptotagmin-1 isoform X2: MGCSDKPEVESIAVLAEMSDHLKVKVVRAIDLAFKDPNLTSDPFVLLTLGRDSHKSKTTVKNDDLTPIWNEVFTFSVNNTDSSLLKVSWCSGSVGIVG, translated from the exons ATGGGATGCTCTGATAAGCCTGAAGTTGAGAGCATTGCAGTTTTGGCAGAGATGAGCGACCATCTCAAAGTGAAGGTGGTCAGGGCAATTGATTTAGCCTTCAAAGACCCAAATTTAACCAGTGATCCTTTTGTCCTCCTTACCCTCGGAAGG GATTCTCACAAGTCGAAGACTACAGTCAAAAACGACGACCTTACTCCAATTTGGAACGAAGTTTTTACATTTTCTGTAAATAATACCGATTCTAGCCTGCTCAAAGTG TCATGGTGCTCTGGATCTGTAGGAATTGTGGGATAA
- the LOC131034006 gene encoding protein C2-DOMAIN ABA-RELATED 8 isoform X1, producing the protein MGCSDKPEVESIAVLAEMSDHLKVKVVRAIDLAFKDPNLTSDPFVLLTLGRDSHKSKTTVKNDDLTPIWNEVFTFSVNNTDSSLLKVELWDNDRLRRDDKLGDTEIDLKPLFEKQGKDRKVLCPCKENCLYNDSSIIQYADGRKIQHVWLKLRNVDSGLLNLHFEWLPHSR; encoded by the exons ATGGGATGCTCTGATAAGCCTGAAGTTGAGAGCATTGCAGTTTTGGCAGAGATGAGCGACCATCTCAAAGTGAAGGTGGTCAGGGCAATTGATTTAGCCTTCAAAGACCCAAATTTAACCAGTGATCCTTTTGTCCTCCTTACCCTCGGAAGG GATTCTCACAAGTCGAAGACTACAGTCAAAAACGACGACCTTACTCCAATTTGGAACGAAGTTTTTACATTTTCTGTAAATAATACCGATTCTAGCCTGCTCAAAGTG GAATTGTGGGATAATGATAGATTGAGGCGAGATGACAAACTTGGAGATactgaaattgatttgaaaccCCTGTTTGAGAAACAAGGTAAAGATAGGAAAGTGTTGTGTCCGTGCAAAGAGAACTGCTTGTACAACGACAGTAGCATCATCCAGTATGCAGATGGGAGAAAGATTCAACATGTGTGGCTGAAGCTTCGGAATGTTGATTCTGGTCTCTTGAACTTGCATTTTGAATGGCTCCCTCATTCTAGATAA